The sequence gtgtgtcagtcagtgtgtgtgtgtatgtgtgtcagtcagtgtgtgtcagtgtgtgtgtgtgtgtgtgtgtgtgtgtgtgtgtcagtcagtgtgtgtgtgtgtgtgtgtgtgtgtgtgtgtgtgtgtgtcagtgtgtgtgtgtgtgtgtgtgtgtgtgtgtgtgtgtgtgtgtgtgtgtgtgtgtgtgtgtgtgtgtcagtcagtgtgtgtatgtgtgtcagtcaatgtgtgtgtatgtatgtgtgtcagtcagtgtgtgtgtgtgtatgtgtgtcagtcagtatgtgtgtcagtcagtgtatgtgtgtcagtcagtgtgtgtgtgtgtgtgtgtgtgtcagtcagtcagtcagtcagtcagtgtgtgtgtatgtgtcagtcagtgtgtgtgtgtgtgtgtgtgtgtgtgtgtgtgtcagtcagtgtgtgtcagtcagtatgtgtatgtgtgtcagtcagtgtgtgtgtgtatgcatgtcagtcagtgtgtgtgtgtgtgtgtgtgtgtgtcagtcagtgtgtgtgtatgtgtgtcagtcagtgtgtgtgtgtgtgtgtgtgtgtgtgtgtgtgtgtgtgtgtgtcagtcagtgtgtgtgtatgtgtgtcagtcagtgtgtgtgtgtgtgtgtgtgtgtgtgtgtgtgtgtgtgtgtgtgtgtgtgtgtgtgtgtgtgtgtgtgtgtgtgtgtgtgtgtgtgtgtgtgtgcgcgtatgtatgtgtgtcagtcagtgtatgtgtgtcagtcagtgtgtgtgtatgtgtgtgtgtgtgtgtgtgtgtgtgtgtgtgtgtgtgtgtgtcagccagtcagtgtatgtgtgtctatgtatgtgtgtcagtcagtgtgtatgtcagtcagtgtgtgtgtatgtgtgtcagtcagtgtgtgtatgtgtgtgtgtgtgtgtgtgtgtgtcagtcagtgtgtgtatgtgtgtcagtcagtgtgtgtgtgtatgtgtgtcagtcagtgtgtgtgtgtgtgtgtgtgtgtgtgtgtcagtcagtcagtcagtcagtgtgtgtgtatgtgtcagtcagtgtgtgtgtgtgtgtgtgtgtgtgtgtgtcagtcagtcagtcagtcagtgtgtgtgtatgtgtcagtcagtgtgtgtgtgtgtgtgtgtgtgtgtgtcagtcagtgtgtgtcagtcagtatgtgtatgtgtgtcagtcagtgtgtgtgtgtatgcatgtcagtcagtgtgtgtgtgtgtgtgtgtgtgtgtgtgtgtcagtcagtgtgtgtgtgtgtgtgtcagtcagtgtgtgtgtgtgtgtgtgtgtgtgtgtgtgtgtgtcagtcagtgtgtgtgtatgtgtgtcagtcagtgtgtgtgtgtgtgtgtgtgtcagtcagtgtgtgtgtgtgtgtgtgtgtgtgtgtgtgtgtgtgcgtatgtatgtgtgtcagtcagtgtatgtgtgtcagtcagtgtgtgtatgtgtgtgtgtgtgtgtgtgtgtgtgtgtgtgtgtgtgtgtgtgtgtgtgtgtcagccagtcagtgtatgtgtgtctatgtatgtgtgtcagtcagtgtgtatgtcagtcagtgtgtgtgtatgtgtgtcagtcagtgtgtgtatgtgtgtgtgtgtgtgtgtgtgtgtgtgtgtgtgtgtcagtcagtgtgtgtatgtgtgtcagtcagtgtgtgtgtgtatgtgtgtcagtcagtgtgtgtgtgtgtgtgtatgtgtgtcagtcagtgtgtgtgtgtgtgtgtgtgtgtgtgtgtgtgtcagtcagtgtgtgtgtgtgtgtgtgtgtgtgtgtgtgtgtgtgtgtgtgtgtgtcagtgtctgtgtcagtcagtgtgtgagtcagtcagtgtgtgagtcagtcagtgtgtgtgtgtgtgtcagtcagtgtgtgtgtgtcagtcagtgtgtgtgtgtgtgtgtgtgtatgtgtgtcagtcagtgtgtatgtgtgtcagtcggtgtgtgtgtatgtgtgtcagtcagtgtgtgtgtatgtgtgtcagtcagtgtgtgtgtatgcgtgtcagtcactgtgtgtgtgtatgcgtgtcagtcagtgtgtgtgtgtgtatgcgtgtcagtcagtgtgtgtgtgtatgcgtgtcagtcagtgtgtgtgtgtgtatgcgtgtcagtcagtttgtgtgtgtgtgtatgcgtgtcagtcagtgtgtgtgtgtgtgtatgcgtgtcagtcagtgtgtgtatgtatgtgtgtcagtcagtgtgtgtgtatgcgtgtcagtaagtgtgtgtgtatcagtcagtgtgtgtgtgtatgtgtcagtcagtgtgtgtgtatgtgtgtcagtcagtgtgtgtgtgtgtcctgctgcagccaggggcggggtgtaacattgcgcaccacctccctcccccccttccgcaAATTCtgcgtacccccccccccacactgactgacacacatacatacacacacactgacttacacacatacacactgactgactgacacacacacacagactgactgacacagactgacacacacacacacacacacacacagtgacacacacacacactgacacacacacacactgacacacattgacggacacacactgactgacacacatacacacactgactgaaacacatacacacacacactgactgacacacatacacacaaggaattcacacttagtgcaaatagctaatacaggggatgtgtgccgagcacgcgcattataagtcaaatttatttgcgttttgtcaatgaaattgtattttgatttttaattaaaacatcaccaacacaaatacaatttatgtgacaaaagtcaaagaagtttcacttactatgcgcgtgcacagcacacacagctttttttccaAAATAGGATCTACACATGGAAATCCGAAGGTGGATTGCGCActaaagtatgctgtgacagtggtgctacccagcagctggtttagctcacaatgCTAAATGGTGTCCTATATAGCAGAGGTGGTAGATACTGATTCTGTTAGACACACACTGTAGAAATCTGTTATGCGCTGCAGGTATAGATGGAATGAAACTGGATATATGTAATCAGTATGAATCAGACGGGGGGAGAGTAATTGGGGAGAATAATCAAATAGGCGACATCCAACGGGAGGAGGTGCGGTAAAGAAAGGGGGTAGAGTAAGTCCTCTATATCCTCAGATGAACCCTCTAATATCCTCCTCCCTCACAAAGAAACAGTGCAATGGTGCAGACAGCATGAAAGTGCTCACAGGTTCAGGCAGTGGGTAAATCACCTCTCACTGCTAGATGTATATCAAACACAGAGCTCCCACGGTTGGTCAGGCAAAGGgataaaccaacctcacaatgCTCTGCATATGCCCCCTTCAGAGCTCCCACGGTGGGTCTGGCAATGGGGAAAACACCTCTCAAAGCTTCCTGTGTGCTCCACTGTGtgctcctgcttcaaactcctgCAATCAGTAGCACTGCATGTCCGCAGtgtaagctcctccctctccccccagatggCTGCCTCCAGAGACCAAATGCAGGCACAGAAAAAGACAGGCTCCAGGGCACTCACAAACTGATCCTGATCACTTGCTTGATCAAACAAAAGGAGTCTCCTTTGAGAAAGACCAGTCATtgttgaaacgcgtgggaggttttATACTGTCACTTTTTTATGCTGCAATAAATACTTTTCACTTTTTCTACTTTGGGACCAtgatttttcattttgtttgatCAAGCAAGTGATCAGGATCAGTTTGTGAGTGccctgtctctttctgtgtctgatTCTGTTAGAGCCTGATATCCGTTCCCCCTTTCTCATAAATGGCTATAGGTTTGTCAATATAGTTCTTGTGGAAATTCAAGAgtaggagggtgggggtggtatTGGGTGCGagtcatttgaatatactttgtatTTCCTCCTATTTAAGGTACTGTTGTCGCCTTTTTGAGTATAAGTGTCCATCTCTAAGTTATTTGGAGAGAGAtttaggggatatatatatagtgcttgggaCGCTATTAAAATTATTATCTTACATTTACATGGTGTCAATTATGTATTCAGTGCTTTAGAGTACTGTATAAGAgaggaaaataataaaaataaggaAAAGAGAATAATACATGAAGAATTAAGAAAATACAGTAACTAACAAGGATAATTGAATTCAATTTCATAAATACTCATTAATTAGGGATTATGTAAAGTCTGACAACTTTCAATGTTTCAACTCTTAATAAGAATACCTTATCATTCTACTTTCTGTCATAGGGACATAACTCAGGTTTCTGTGGGGAAGGTGTAAAAGATGTCAGGAATTGGTTAAACCTGAGATTTTTTTAAAATCAATTCTGTACTGCACTGACAGAGATAGGGACATATTTACTGACCAGTCTTCTGCTCATTTTGTATTTATAATTGTCTTACTCATTAGAGATGgatgaatccgcccaaatccgtttcacatattttctcgcatttcccccccaaaatccgttttatGGTATCAAATAAGCAAAAAGATTTGTTCGCTTTTAAtacgcgcggattcatcaaaaaacgccattggatacaacctgtggatggatttgtagaacccAATCCACGAATTCAGCGATCTGCTGGCGGATTCTTACGAATCGGATTCTACAAATGCAtcccacgggttgcggaatctgcTAAGTGTACTGATAAttctgtaataataaaaaatccacaaaatgaGAATtgacctttttgagattgatccgctgaaatccgtggaccaaaggagccggtggatccgctgcggatccaaatccgcccatcTCTATTAGTCATTTGAGTGACACGTCTAGATTATTTTCTGCATGTACCACTGTTTGCTCCAAAACTGCCACgtgatccttttttttttgtaatttcagtGAGGAGTGGCAAGGAAAGGAAGACAAAGCAAGAagagcagtgaaacgcgttgtcaAATGTGATTTCACCAAAGATAACCCTTTAGAGCCTGTTGTCCTGCCACAGATGGACTGTCTGCTCTGCATGTATGTCTTACAAGTTGTTAGCAAGGACCTCCAGGCTTTTTGTAACAACCTGAAAAAACTTGCAGCAATGCTAAAAACTGGGGGACATATGTTAATGGTAGTGTCATATAATAGTTCGTACTATATGATTGGTGAGCACAAGTTCTTCTATTTGTCATTTGAGGAGGAGTTTATAAGAGAGGCTGTTTGTGATGCAGGATTCATCATTGAGAATTTGGAAACATTACCTACTAAAAAGACCAGCAATTTCGCAAATTATGACCATGTTATATTTATGATAGCACGCAAGGAGAGGGAGGTTTAGTGAAGAAAGGTATACAACAATTTATTTGACACTTTACCTACTGAATTTCAAAAATACAGCAAACATCTCAATGACTACTTATAAAATAAAAGGAATGACATATGAATCTTCACTTTACTTTTGAAACTGATACTGTTAAAATCAATTACCTTGATGTGACCATCCATGGTGACCCTATCACTGGTATacatactgatatatatacaaaacCACATGCCAGGAATTCATATCTACACGCCAGAAGCAGTCATCCTAAAACATTGATACGTGGGATCCCTAAGGGACAATTTCTGCGTTATAGACGCCTTTGTTCAGACCCAGAAACCTTTTTGAAACACTCCAAAACACTAAGTGATAAATTCTTATCCAGGGGATACA comes from Ascaphus truei isolate aAscTru1 chromosome 4, aAscTru1.hap1, whole genome shotgun sequence and encodes:
- the LOC142492627 gene encoding indolethylamine N-methyltransferase-like encodes the protein MDSSLHKHYHDEEFDPRGLIDTYCYNGTNDMFEDLVVFPITQLFKTFSSGRVRGETLLDVTMGPAAFHLLTACDFFKEINVIEFTDANIREFEMWRNKEPGAADWSHAAKIVCELEGKSEEWQGKEDKARRAVKRVVKCDFTKDNPLEPVVLPQMDCLLCMYVLQVVSKDLQAFCNNLKKLAAMLKTGGHMLMVVSYNSSYYMIGEHKFFYLSFEEEFIREAVCDAGFIIENLETLPTKKTSNFANYDHVIFMIARKEREV